CTAGATCCCGTTTCTGTTAAAATCCAAGCTAAAAATATCGCCGCCGCGCTAAGCGAAAAATATCCTGAGAACAAGGCGCTTTTTGAAGCGAATTTGGCCAAATTTGAAGCCCAGCTTGACGAGCTTGACGGCTTTATCAAAAGCACTCTAGCAAACGTTAAAAACCGCGAATTTATCGTATATCACCCGTCTTGGGGTTACTTTGCTAAGCGCTACGACCTAGAGCAAATCGCGATCGAAGTGGATGGCAAAGAACCAAAACCGGCCGAGCTAAAAGAGCTTATCGAAGAGGCCAAAGAGCACGGCGTGAAGGTCATTTTCGTCGCTCCGCAGTTTTCTAAAAAAGCCGCTCAAACCATCGCCAAAGAAAGCGGTGCTAGCGTCGTAGAGATCGATCAACTGCCGCTTGATTGGGACGCCGAGCTACGCAAAACGGCGCAAATTTTTGCAAAGAGCCTGTAAATGAAATTTGGACGCATACTCGCTATTTTCGCGCTTTTTGCGTCCTTTTTTAGCTTTGCGCACGCTTGCGCTCTGTGTTCGCTTTACACTCCGACCGCGCACGCCTCGGTCAAATTTGACGTCCAAGGCGATATGATAAAAACAGCCGTCGTAACCTGGACGTTTTCTGAAAATTTCACCGAACTCACGCTGCAAAGCTACGACGAAAATGCCGACAAAGCGCTTAGCAAAAACGAAGCGTGGAAGGTGCAAAAATCCCTGCTCGACTACATCGTGCCGCGCGGGTATCTAACGAGCGTAGGCTACTACGACGGCGCCGGCGAGACCGTAAATCTGCACGCCAAAACGCTCTCGCAGCGGGTTTATCTGGATGAGGGCAGGCTAAATTTCGAGTATATTTTAGAGCTAAATTTAGCAGTCAAGGACGGCCGCGTCGTCACGGTCGAGGTTTTTGACCACGAGGGATTTTTTAACTTTAAAATAAGCTCGCCCGAGCCATACGCGCTCACCGATAAAATTTATCTCGTGCCAAACGTAAATTTGAGCACGGCGTTTTTTGAAATGACTTCAAAAGCGCCCAAAATAGAGCCTGCAAAGCCCGAGCTTAGCTCGCTAGTTAAGGCGCAAAGTAAGCAAAATTTAGAGCAAATCGACGCCGAGGATAGGGCGAAATTTGACTCCGTTTCAGGGATGAGCCTTCAGTTTTTAGAGCGATTAAAAGAGCTCATTAAGATAAATAGCGCCGAGCTAAACACGCTAAATTTCGCCCTGCTGGCTGCGGTTAGCTTTTTTTATGGATTTTTGCATGCCGCGGGTCCGGGTCATGCTAAGATGCTAACGGCTAGCTACTTCATCGCAAACGGCGGCAGCTACTCGCGCGCGCTGGTTTTTGCGATGAAGGTCGGGTTCGCGCACGTGGCGGGGGCGTTTTTACTCGTGCTTTTTAGCTACGTTTTTTTAAACGCGTTTTTGACGGACAAGGTCAGCGACATAGCGGGCGCGATGACGAAAATCTCGGCCGTAGCGATCGTTTGCGTGAGCCTTTATATGATCTACGCTAAGCTTAAAAAAACGGCGCTAAAGCCTAAATTTAGCTTTGCTAGCGCGTCTGTTTCGGACAAAAAAGGCGCAAATGGAGCGAGTAAAGTTTTTGGCTCAAATTTAAACTCCGCGTCAAATTTAGGCTTAAATTCCGTCAAATTTAGCCCTGCTGCCCACGAGAGCGAATGTGGCTGCGCAGCCTGTAGGGCTTCTACCGAGGCGCCAAAGACCGCTAGCGAGTGGCTCGTGGTGCTAGCGGGCTCTCTCGTACCGTGTCCGGGTACGCTGCTAGTTTTCGTGCTAGCATTTAGCCTAAACAGCTACGCGGCCGGGCTTGCTAGTGGCGTGTTTATGGGGCTTGGCATGGGTGCGGTGATATTTCTAGCGGCCGTTTGCGGCTTTAAGCTAAAAGGCGCGATGAGATTTCGCGCGCTGCGGACTTGCTGCGAGTTTGCCGCGCTTTTTGTGATGCTGGGGCTTGGCGTTTTTATGTTTTATATTTCGGGTAAGGTGAGCGTTTTATGAGCGACATTTCGGTGCGAAATTTGAGCTTTGGTTACGATGAAAACCTCGTGTTTGACGGTATAAATTTAGAATACGATTGCAAGGATTTCCTAGCTATCATCGGCCCAAACGGCGGCGGCAAAAGTACGCTTTTAAAGCTGATGCTAGGGCTAAACAAGCCAAGCGGCGGGACGATCGAGGTGTTTGGCCAGGAGCCCGCTAGCGTGAGCAAGGCCGTGGGCTACGTCCCGCAAAATATCCCGATAAATCAAAGCTTCCCGATGCGCGTGCTCGAGGTTGTTTTGATGGGGCGGATAGATAAAAAGCTGTTTGGATTTTACGGTAAGGACGATAAGATAGAGGCCGAGGCGGCGCTGGAGCGCGTCGGGATGGGAGAATTTACACGGCGAAAGATCGGCGATCTAAGCGGCGGCCAGCGCCAACGCGTCTATATCGCGCGCGCGCTTTGCGCGAAGGCAAAGATTTTGATGCTAGACGAACCAACCGCCAGCATCGATACGAAAGGCCAGGCGGACGTTTATAAGCTGCTAAAACAGATAAACGAGGACGGCACGGGCGTCGTGCTCATCAGCCACGACGTAAATTTGACGCTAAATTTCGCCACCAAAGTCGCCTACGTCAATCACGATCTTTTCATGCATGAGATCTCGCACGGCTCCAAGCAGGATTTTATCGAGCATTTGGCGAGCGAGCATAGGCATTTTTGCGATGTGGAGGTGGCGCTCAAGGAGTGCGGCTGCGGAAAACATTAAATTTAGCGGCGGCTTGGCTTGTTCCTTTATACGTCGTTGGAAATTTCACCGAAGCTCAGTTACATACTATATGTATGCGCCCTCGCTCGGCTCATTTCCGCCTCGTCTAAAGAAAAAATACGGCGCCTTATTGTTTTACGCTCAAATTTGCAAACTTGAGTCGCCGAGACCCACACCACAAAAATGCAAATTTAAAAAACGTGCGGCGCGACAGCGCCAAATAAACCTGCACGCAGTGCAGCAACATCTCACGTGCAGTGGGGCAGGTGGGGGTTTGGGGGCGGAAGGGGCGACGCTTCGTAAGTAGAAACCCCTTCCGCCTCCCAAGAAAAAAAGAAAAACTAAAAATTTTTAGAGAACGCTAAATTTAACCAAACCAAATTTAGAATCTTAAAGGTGCGGGTCTCGGCGAGAAACGCCAAAAACGCCGAAAA
This is a stretch of genomic DNA from Campylobacter showae CSUNSWCD. It encodes these proteins:
- a CDS encoding nickel/cobalt transporter encodes the protein MKFGRILAIFALFASFFSFAHACALCSLYTPTAHASVKFDVQGDMIKTAVVTWTFSENFTELTLQSYDENADKALSKNEAWKVQKSLLDYIVPRGYLTSVGYYDGAGETVNLHAKTLSQRVYLDEGRLNFEYILELNLAVKDGRVVTVEVFDHEGFFNFKISSPEPYALTDKIYLVPNVNLSTAFFEMTSKAPKIEPAKPELSSLVKAQSKQNLEQIDAEDRAKFDSVSGMSLQFLERLKELIKINSAELNTLNFALLAAVSFFYGFLHAAGPGHAKMLTASYFIANGGSYSRALVFAMKVGFAHVAGAFLLVLFSYVFLNAFLTDKVSDIAGAMTKISAVAIVCVSLYMIYAKLKKTALKPKFSFASASVSDKKGANGASKVFGSNLNSASNLGLNSVKFSPAAHESECGCAACRASTEAPKTASEWLVVLAGSLVPCPGTLLVFVLAFSLNSYAAGLASGVFMGLGMGAVIFLAAVCGFKLKGAMRFRALRTCCEFAALFVMLGLGVFMFYISGKVSVL
- a CDS encoding metal ABC transporter solute-binding protein, Zn/Mn family is translated as MRKIFAFLCLGLVALYAKGQVSVSILPQQYFVKQIAGDAVEVNVMVGKGADPHTYEPKPKQMTALEKSDLYFAIGIEFEEAWLPKFQKSYPNLKIIKTDEGVEKIKFEGHHEHAGHDHHDAKHEHAHHEHKHEHAGHDHEHHHGEFDPHIWLDPVSVKIQAKNIAAALSEKYPENKALFEANLAKFEAQLDELDGFIKSTLANVKNREFIVYHPSWGYFAKRYDLEQIAIEVDGKEPKPAELKELIEEAKEHGVKVIFVAPQFSKKAAQTIAKESGASVVEIDQLPLDWDAELRKTAQIFAKSL
- a CDS encoding metal ABC transporter ATP-binding protein, whose translation is MSDISVRNLSFGYDENLVFDGINLEYDCKDFLAIIGPNGGGKSTLLKLMLGLNKPSGGTIEVFGQEPASVSKAVGYVPQNIPINQSFPMRVLEVVLMGRIDKKLFGFYGKDDKIEAEAALERVGMGEFTRRKIGDLSGGQRQRVYIARALCAKAKILMLDEPTASIDTKGQADVYKLLKQINEDGTGVVLISHDVNLTLNFATKVAYVNHDLFMHEISHGSKQDFIEHLASEHRHFCDVEVALKECGCGKH